The Nicotiana tabacum cultivar K326 chromosome 14, ASM71507v2, whole genome shotgun sequence genome contains a region encoding:
- the LOC142168801 gene encoding uncharacterized protein LOC142168801, translating into MLPGELWAYRTTAKTSTGETPFSLVYGAEALILVEIGEPSTRYTHSTNGLNEEEMRMNLDLLEEKREATLIRMAAQKHMIERYYNRKANMRYFRIGESVLKKGMDPKEGVI; encoded by the exons ATGTTACCAGGGGAATTGTGGGCTTATCGAACGACAGCAAAAACAAGCACAGGTGAGACTCCATTTTCACTTGTCTATGGCGCTGAAGCCTTAATCCTAGTAGAAATAGGTGAACCAAGTACGAGGTATACACATTCTACTAATGGGTTAAATGAAGAAGAGATGCGAATGAATTTGGATTTACTGGAAGAAAAGAGAGAAGCGACGCTGATAAGGATGGCGGCTCAAAAACATATGATTGAGAGATACTATAACAGGAAAGCCAATATGAGATACTTCAGGATTGGGGAATCCGTCCTCAAAAAG GGAATGGACCCAAAGGAAGGAGTAATCTAG